The Desmodus rotundus isolate HL8 chromosome 3, HLdesRot8A.1, whole genome shotgun sequence genome includes a region encoding these proteins:
- the LOC128780455 gene encoding olfactory receptor 6C3-like isoform X2: MRNHTVPTEFILLGLSDDPELQTVIFLFLIITYILSVSGNLTIITLTLVDSHLQTPMYFFLRNFSVLEISFTTVCIPRFLGTIITRDKTISYNNCIAQLFFLIFMGITEFYLLTAMSYDRYVAICKPLHYTVIMNNRVCIVLVLCAWLAGFLNIFPPAILFLQLDYCGSNVIDHFACDYFPLLQLSCSGTWLLEVIGFYSAIVILLSTLALIILSYMLITRTILKLPSASQRKKAFSTCSSHMIVISISYGSCIFMYANPSAKEKASLTKGVAILNTSVAPMMNPFIYTLRNQQVKQAFKDAIQKFIFFSGK; this comes from the coding sequence ATGAGAAACCACACAGTACCCACAGAATTCATTCTTCTAGGACTATCAGATGATCCAGAGCTTCAGactgtgatttttctcttcttaatcaTCACATATATATTAAGTGTCTCTGGAAATTTGACCATCATCACTCTCACCTTGGTGGATTCTCATCTACAGACCCCTATGTATTTCTTCCTCAGGAACTTCTCTGTATTAGAAATATCCTTTACAACCGTCTGTATTCCTAGATTTTTGGGCACAATTATCACCAGAGACAAAACGATTTCATACAATAATTGCATAGCTCAATTGTTTTTCCTCATCTTCATGGGTATAACTGAATTTTATCTCCTAACTGCCATGTCCTATGACCGCTacgtggccatctgcaaacctCTGCACTACACTGTCATCATGAACAACAGAGTCTGCATAGTGCTTGTCCtctgtgcttggctggcaggATTCTTAAATATCTTCCCACCTGCAATTCTTTTTCTCCAATTAGATTACTGTGGCTCCAATGTCATTGACCACTTTGCCTGTGACTATTTTCCCCTCTTGCAATTATCCTGCTCAGGCACTTGGCTCCTGGAAGTGATTGGTTTTTACTCTGCAATAGTGATCCTGCTTTCCACTTTGGCATTAATAATTCTATCCTACATGCTCATCACTAGAACAATTCTAAAACTGCCTTCTGCCAGCCAGAGAAAAAAGGCTTTTTCGACATGCTCCTCTCACATGATTGTCATTTCCATCTCTTATGGAAGCTGCATATTCATGTATGCCAATCcctcagcaaaagaaaaggcatcTTTGACCAAAGGAGTAGCTATTCTGAATACTTCTGTTGCTCCCATGATGAATCCGTTTATATATACCTTGAGGAACCAGCAAGTGAAGCAAGCCTTTAAGGATGCTATTCAAAAGTTTATCTTTTTCTCTGGTAAATGA
- the LOC128780455 gene encoding olfactory receptor 6C3-like isoform X1, translating into MDKQGKHVFSVLQRGKASTMRNHTVPTEFILLGLSDDPELQTVIFLFLIITYILSVSGNLTIITLTLVDSHLQTPMYFFLRNFSVLEISFTTVCIPRFLGTIITRDKTISYNNCIAQLFFLIFMGITEFYLLTAMSYDRYVAICKPLHYTVIMNNRVCIVLVLCAWLAGFLNIFPPAILFLQLDYCGSNVIDHFACDYFPLLQLSCSGTWLLEVIGFYSAIVILLSTLALIILSYMLITRTILKLPSASQRKKAFSTCSSHMIVISISYGSCIFMYANPSAKEKASLTKGVAILNTSVAPMMNPFIYTLRNQQVKQAFKDAIQKFIFFSGK; encoded by the exons ATGGATAAACAG GGGAAACATGTATTTTCTGTTCTACAGAGGGGGAAAGCATCGACGATGAGAAACCACACAGTACCCACAGAATTCATTCTTCTAGGACTATCAGATGATCCAGAGCTTCAGactgtgatttttctcttcttaatcaTCACATATATATTAAGTGTCTCTGGAAATTTGACCATCATCACTCTCACCTTGGTGGATTCTCATCTACAGACCCCTATGTATTTCTTCCTCAGGAACTTCTCTGTATTAGAAATATCCTTTACAACCGTCTGTATTCCTAGATTTTTGGGCACAATTATCACCAGAGACAAAACGATTTCATACAATAATTGCATAGCTCAATTGTTTTTCCTCATCTTCATGGGTATAACTGAATTTTATCTCCTAACTGCCATGTCCTATGACCGCTacgtggccatctgcaaacctCTGCACTACACTGTCATCATGAACAACAGAGTCTGCATAGTGCTTGTCCtctgtgcttggctggcaggATTCTTAAATATCTTCCCACCTGCAATTCTTTTTCTCCAATTAGATTACTGTGGCTCCAATGTCATTGACCACTTTGCCTGTGACTATTTTCCCCTCTTGCAATTATCCTGCTCAGGCACTTGGCTCCTGGAAGTGATTGGTTTTTACTCTGCAATAGTGATCCTGCTTTCCACTTTGGCATTAATAATTCTATCCTACATGCTCATCACTAGAACAATTCTAAAACTGCCTTCTGCCAGCCAGAGAAAAAAGGCTTTTTCGACATGCTCCTCTCACATGATTGTCATTTCCATCTCTTATGGAAGCTGCATATTCATGTATGCCAATCcctcagcaaaagaaaaggcatcTTTGACCAAAGGAGTAGCTATTCTGAATACTTCTGTTGCTCCCATGATGAATCCGTTTATATATACCTTGAGGAACCAGCAAGTGAAGCAAGCCTTTAAGGATGCTATTCAAAAGTTTATCTTTTTCTCTGGTAAATGA
- the LOC128780570 gene encoding LOW QUALITY PROTEIN: olfactory receptor 6C75-like (The sequence of the model RefSeq protein was modified relative to this genomic sequence to represent the inferred CDS: substituted 1 base at 1 genomic stop codon) produces the protein MRNSTEVTEFILLGLTNDPKWQVVLFTFLLINYMLSVTGNLIIIVLTLSDPHLQTPVYFFLRNFSVLEILFTSVCIPXFLVTIGTGDRTISYNGCVAQLFFFILFGVTEFYFLAAMSYDRYLAICKPLHYTAIMSSRVCTLFVFSSWFTGLLIICPPIILLLQLDFCASNIIDHFLCDSSPVLQLSCTNTHFLELMAFVLAIVTIMVSLTLVTFSYTLIIRTILRIPSMGQRRKAFSTCSSHVIVVSLTYGSCIFMYIKPSARERVTLSKGVAVLNTSVAPLLNPFIYTLRNKQVKQAFKNMVWRMIFFSNK, from the coding sequence atGAGAAATTCCACAGAAgtaacagagtttattcttcttgGATTGACTAATGACCCAAAGTGGCAGGTTGTACTTTTCACATTTCTTCTCATTAACTACATGCTAAGTGTGACTGGGAACCTTATCATTATCGTCCTCACCCTTTCAGATCCGCATCTACAGACTCCAGTGTATTTCTTCCTTCGAAATTTCTCAGTCCTAGAAATATTGTTCACGTCAGTCTGCATTCCCTGATTCCTTGTCACTATTGGGACAGGAGACAGAACTATTTCCTATAatggctgtgtggctcagcttttctttttcattttgtttggggtGACAGAATTTTACTTTCTGGCCGCCATGTCCTACGACCGCTACCTGGCCATCTGCAAGCCTCTGCATTACACCGCCATCATGAGCAGCAGGGTCTGCACCCTTTTCGTCTTTAGCTCCTGGTTTACAGGGTTGCTGATCATCTGTCCACCAATAATTCTGCTACTGCAGTTGGATTTCTGTGCCTCCAATATAATTGATCATTTTCTCTGTGACTCTTCTCCAGTTCTGCAGCTTTCTTGCACAAACACTCACTTTCTAGAACTCATGGCATTTGTTTTAGCCATTGTAACCATCATGGTCTCCTTAACACTAGTTACTTTTTCCTACACACTTATTATCCGGACAATTCTGAGAATTCCTTCCATGGGTCAAAGGAGAAAAGCTTTTTCCACTTGTTCCTCCCATGTGATAGTTGTCTCCCTCACTTATGGTAGCTGCATTTTCATGTACATTAAGCCTTCTGCAAGGGAGAGGGTGACTTTAAGCAAAGGAGTAGCCGTGCTCAATACCTCAGTGGCTCCTCTCTTGAATCCTTTCATATACACACTAAGAAATAAGCAAGTGAAGCAAGCATTCAAGAACATGGTCTGGAGAATgatctttttttcaaataaatga
- the LOC128780569 gene encoding olfactory receptor 6C3-like isoform X1 codes for MDKQGKHVFSVLQRGKASTMRNHTVPTEFILLGLSDDPELQTVIFLFLIITYILSVSGNLTIITLTLVDSHLQTPMYFFLRNFSVLEISFTTFCIPRFLGTIITTDKTISYNNCIAQLFFLIFMGITEFYLLTAMSYDRYVAICKPLHYTVIMNNRICIVLVLCAWLAGFLTIFPPVILFLQLDYCGSNVIDHFACDYFPLLQLSCSDTWLLEVIGFYSAIVILLSTLALIILSYMLITRTILKLPSASQRKKAFSTCSSHMIVISISYGSCIFMYANPSAKEKASLTKGVAILNTSVAPMMNPFIYTLRNQQVKQAFKDAIQKVIFFSGK; via the coding sequence GGGAAACATGTATTTTCTGTTCTACAGAGGGGGAAAGCATCGACGATGAGAAACCACACAGTACCCACAGAATTCATTCTTCTAGGACTATCAGATGATCCAGAGCTTCAGactgtgatttttctcttcttaatcaTCACATATATATTAAGTGTCTCTGGAAATTTGACCATCATCACTCTCACCTTGGTGGATTCTCATCTACAGACCCCTATGTATTTCTTCCTCAGGAACTTCTCTGTATTAGAAATATCCTTTACAACTTTCTGTATTCCTAGATTTTTGGGCACAATTATCACCACAGACAAAACGATTTCATACAATAATTGCATAGCTCAATTGTTTTTCCTCATCTTCATGGGTATAACTGAATTTTATCTCCTAACTGCCATGTCCTATGACCGCTacgtggccatctgcaaacctCTGCACTACACTGTCATCATGAACAACAGAATCTGCATAGTGCTTGTCCtctgtgcttggctggcaggATTCTTAACTATCTTCCCACCTGttattctttttctccaattAGATTACTGTGGCTCCAATGTCATTGACCACTTTGCCTGTGACTATTTTCCCCTCTTGCAATTATCCTGCTCAGACACCTGGCTCCTGGAAGTGATTGGTTTTTACTCTGCAATAGTGATCCTGCTTTCCACTTTGGCATTAATAATTCTATCCTACATGCTCATCACTAGAACAATTCTAAAACTGCCTTCTGCCAGCCAGAGAAAAAAGGCATTTTCTACATGTTCCTCTCACATGATTGTCATTTCCATCTCTTATGGAAGCTGCATATTCATGTATGCCAATCcctcagcaaaagaaaaggcatcTTTGACCAAAGGAGTAGCTATTCTGAATACTTCTGTTGCTCCTATGATGAATCCGTTTATATATACCTTGAGGAACCAGCAAGTAAAGCAAGCCTTTAAGGATGCTATTCAAAAGGTTATCTTTTTCTCTGGTAAATGA
- the LOC128780569 gene encoding olfactory receptor 6C3-like isoform X3, with translation MRNHTVPTEFILLGLSDDPELQTVIFLFLIITYILSVSGNLTIITLTLVDSHLQTPMYFFLRNFSVLEISFTTFCIPRFLGTIITTDKTISYNNCIAQLFFLIFMGITEFYLLTAMSYDRYVAICKPLHYTVIMNNRICIVLVLCAWLAGFLTIFPPVILFLQLDYCGSNVIDHFACDYFPLLQLSCSDTWLLEVIGFYSAIVILLSTLALIILSYMLITRTILKLPSASQRKKAFSTCSSHMIVISISYGSCIFMYANPSAKEKASLTKGVAILNTSVAPMMNPFIYTLRNQQVKQAFKDAIQKVIFFSGK, from the coding sequence ATGAGAAACCACACAGTACCCACAGAATTCATTCTTCTAGGACTATCAGATGATCCAGAGCTTCAGactgtgatttttctcttcttaatcaTCACATATATATTAAGTGTCTCTGGAAATTTGACCATCATCACTCTCACCTTGGTGGATTCTCATCTACAGACCCCTATGTATTTCTTCCTCAGGAACTTCTCTGTATTAGAAATATCCTTTACAACTTTCTGTATTCCTAGATTTTTGGGCACAATTATCACCACAGACAAAACGATTTCATACAATAATTGCATAGCTCAATTGTTTTTCCTCATCTTCATGGGTATAACTGAATTTTATCTCCTAACTGCCATGTCCTATGACCGCTacgtggccatctgcaaacctCTGCACTACACTGTCATCATGAACAACAGAATCTGCATAGTGCTTGTCCtctgtgcttggctggcaggATTCTTAACTATCTTCCCACCTGttattctttttctccaattAGATTACTGTGGCTCCAATGTCATTGACCACTTTGCCTGTGACTATTTTCCCCTCTTGCAATTATCCTGCTCAGACACCTGGCTCCTGGAAGTGATTGGTTTTTACTCTGCAATAGTGATCCTGCTTTCCACTTTGGCATTAATAATTCTATCCTACATGCTCATCACTAGAACAATTCTAAAACTGCCTTCTGCCAGCCAGAGAAAAAAGGCATTTTCTACATGTTCCTCTCACATGATTGTCATTTCCATCTCTTATGGAAGCTGCATATTCATGTATGCCAATCcctcagcaaaagaaaaggcatcTTTGACCAAAGGAGTAGCTATTCTGAATACTTCTGTTGCTCCTATGATGAATCCGTTTATATATACCTTGAGGAACCAGCAAGTAAAGCAAGCCTTTAAGGATGCTATTCAAAAGGTTATCTTTTTCTCTGGTAAATGA
- the LOC128780569 gene encoding olfactory receptor 6C3-like isoform X2, with protein sequence MDKQRGKASTMRNHTVPTEFILLGLSDDPELQTVIFLFLIITYILSVSGNLTIITLTLVDSHLQTPMYFFLRNFSVLEISFTTFCIPRFLGTIITTDKTISYNNCIAQLFFLIFMGITEFYLLTAMSYDRYVAICKPLHYTVIMNNRICIVLVLCAWLAGFLTIFPPVILFLQLDYCGSNVIDHFACDYFPLLQLSCSDTWLLEVIGFYSAIVILLSTLALIILSYMLITRTILKLPSASQRKKAFSTCSSHMIVISISYGSCIFMYANPSAKEKASLTKGVAILNTSVAPMMNPFIYTLRNQQVKQAFKDAIQKVIFFSGK encoded by the coding sequence AGGGGGAAAGCATCGACGATGAGAAACCACACAGTACCCACAGAATTCATTCTTCTAGGACTATCAGATGATCCAGAGCTTCAGactgtgatttttctcttcttaatcaTCACATATATATTAAGTGTCTCTGGAAATTTGACCATCATCACTCTCACCTTGGTGGATTCTCATCTACAGACCCCTATGTATTTCTTCCTCAGGAACTTCTCTGTATTAGAAATATCCTTTACAACTTTCTGTATTCCTAGATTTTTGGGCACAATTATCACCACAGACAAAACGATTTCATACAATAATTGCATAGCTCAATTGTTTTTCCTCATCTTCATGGGTATAACTGAATTTTATCTCCTAACTGCCATGTCCTATGACCGCTacgtggccatctgcaaacctCTGCACTACACTGTCATCATGAACAACAGAATCTGCATAGTGCTTGTCCtctgtgcttggctggcaggATTCTTAACTATCTTCCCACCTGttattctttttctccaattAGATTACTGTGGCTCCAATGTCATTGACCACTTTGCCTGTGACTATTTTCCCCTCTTGCAATTATCCTGCTCAGACACCTGGCTCCTGGAAGTGATTGGTTTTTACTCTGCAATAGTGATCCTGCTTTCCACTTTGGCATTAATAATTCTATCCTACATGCTCATCACTAGAACAATTCTAAAACTGCCTTCTGCCAGCCAGAGAAAAAAGGCATTTTCTACATGTTCCTCTCACATGATTGTCATTTCCATCTCTTATGGAAGCTGCATATTCATGTATGCCAATCcctcagcaaaagaaaaggcatcTTTGACCAAAGGAGTAGCTATTCTGAATACTTCTGTTGCTCCTATGATGAATCCGTTTATATATACCTTGAGGAACCAGCAAGTAAAGCAAGCCTTTAAGGATGCTATTCAAAAGGTTATCTTTTTCTCTGGTAAATGA